ACGCCGGTCGGGTGTCGGTCAGGGAACTGGCGAAGACTGATGCCACCGCGATCATGGCGGCCACATTGGTTTCAGCAGCAGGCGCGATGGCAGAATTGCGGCTTGCCGGCTGGCAATTGCCACAGGAAATGTCGGTCATCGCGCTTCACGATGCACTTTTTGCCGAAATGCTGTTTCCGGCCCTGAGCACCGTCATGATGCCGACTGAAGAGATGGGGCGTGTGGCGGCGGAACTGTTGATCAGCAAGCTTTCCGGGGCAGATCCCGAGCCGGTTCGGGCCTTGCCGCCGGGGCGACTGATCATCCGCGATTCAACGGTCGCCCCGCGAATCGGCGCACGAATTTCCAAATAATCAGCTTCCTTTGCTTGACAGGTCGCGATTGCTGACTGTAGCAATGAACAAACGATTGTTCAAAGTTGTTTGGGCGGCTTAACCAGAAATTGTAGCCATTAAAAAGGAAACCTGATGTCGAGTTCGCAGCCCCAATCGCCGGCGCCCGCAGCACTGAGTGCTCTTCAGGCCGAGTTCACAAGCATTGTCGGTGCGGAGAATGTGCTTTCTGACGAAGCCGGTCGGCGCCCCTATGCGCATGACCGGTTGCCTTTTGCCAATTTCTGCGAACGGCAGGACAAGTTGGCGGGCGTTTTGCCGCGTCTGGTGTTGCGGCCCGGCACTGCCGACGAAGTGCAGGCGATCGTCAAGACAGCGCGGCGTTTGGGCGTGCAGTTGATCCCGTTCGGTAACGGATCGGGGGTGCTTGGTGGTGCCATTCCGGTTTCGGCAGAGGTAACGGTAGATCTTCGGCGGCTCGACCAGATCGTCTCGGTTGATCCGGGCAATGCCATGGTCACGGTTCAGGCGGGGATGAACGGTGCCGCCTTTGAGGCAGAACTCAATGCGCAAGGCTATTCGACCGGCCATCTGCCGCAGTCGATCGAGATTTCCACGGTCGGAGGCTGGGCTGCGTGCCGCGGCGGCGGTCAGGCCTCCAGCCGTTACGGCAAGATCGAGGACATGATCGTCGGGCTCAAGGCTGTTCTGCCGGACGGAACCGCCATCAACATTCGCCCGGTGGCCCGCCGTGCGACGGGTCCGTCGATCCGCGATATCCTGGTGGGCAGCGAAGGAACACTCGGGATCATCACCGAAATTACAATGCGGCTGTGGAAGTTGCCGGAGGTCGAGCGCGGCGTAGTGCTGGCATTCCCGACCGAGGCGGCAGCGCTGGATGCGGCGCGCGATGTCATGCAGGCGGAACTGCGGCCATTGGTGGCGCGGATTTATGATGCTCAGGAAAGCCGCGAACGCACGGAAAACATGCCCGAGTTCCAGTCGCGTCCAATTCTTGCCGTCTATGTCTTTGCTGGCCGAGAACCCATGGTGACCACCGAACAGCAGATGGCCATGGAAATATTTGGTAGCTATGGTGCGGTGGAAGCAGGCCAGGAGCCCTATGAGCATTGGCGCAAGAACCGCTATGTGGCGTTTTCCGCGCAGTGGCAGAAGGCCGGGTACTTCAACGACACGATCGAAATCACCGGCAACTGGTCGGCTTTGCCGGCCATGTTCGAGGCGATGGGCAAGGCGGTCCGGGAAATTTGCCCAGAAGTCCACTTCGGCGCGCATTGGTCGCATATCTATCCCGAGGGCGCGTGCCAGTACATGACCATCCGGCTTCCGCCCATGGATCATGAAAAGGCGCTGCCCCTGCATGCGCAGATGTGGCAGGCGATCGAAAATCTGACTCTGGAGCATGGTGGCTCAATTGCCCATCACCATGGTGTAGGGGTGTTCCGCAATGGCTGGATCGAGCGCGAGCTTGGCGGCGCCCTGCCGATGCTGCAGCAGATCAAGGATGCGCTTGACCCTGGCAATCTGATGAACCCGGGCAAGCTCGGCCTGCGGTTGCCGGAAGGCGCCGTGGTCGTCGGTCAACTCAATCCTGCAACACCGCGCCAAGAGAGTTGATGTGAGCAACGACCTTTTTCTAGGTATTGATCTGGGTGCCGGATCGCTGAAGGCGACGCTGATCGACGCGGCAGGCGCCGTTATTGCCGACGCTGCCGCACCGGTAACAACATCTGCGCCCCAAAGCGGCTGGAGCGAGCAGGACCCGAACAACTGGTGGGTTGCCGTTTGCACGGCCCTGCCACGGCTCTTGGAAAAGGCTGGGGTTCCGGCATCACGGATCGCCGCGCTGTCGGTTTCCGCTGGCGCGCATACCCAGGTGCTCGAAGACGAAAACGGCGTTGTCATCCGCCCGGCGATCCTGTGGAATGACCAGCGCGCGTCAACCCAGACTCAAGCCTTGCGCGACGCGGCGGATGCGCGGATTCTCGAAATCTCAGGCAACCGCGCCAATCCGACCTGGACGCTTCCGCAGATGCTCTGGCTCAAGGAAAACGAGCCTGACAATTTCGCGCGCGTCAAACGTCTCTATCTCGCCAAGGACTGGATCCGCAGCCGATTTACCGGCGACTGGATGACCGACCCGATCGATGCGGCCGGAACCTTGATGTCAGTGGCCGACGGATCAAGCTGGTCAGCCGAAATCTGCGACATGATTGGCTGGAACCTGGAAACCCTGCCACCGATTTCACCGTCGACCGCCAGAGCCGGAACGGTGAGCGCGCAGGCTGCGAGAGAGACGGGACTGGCAGAAGGAACACCGGTCATCGTCGGTGCATCCGATACGGCCGTGGAAACCTATGGTGCCGGACTGACCGAGCCGGGGTTGGGCGTGATCAAGCTCGCAACCGCAGCAACGGTCAGCGTGCTGTCGCCTGACCTTCATGCCAGCAACACGGTGATCAACTATCCGCATGTCATGCCGGACCAGTTCTATGTGATTGCGGCGACCAATTCATGTGCTTCTGCCCACAAATGGCTTCGCGACACTTTCTTCATGAGCCCGGAAACAGACGGCTCCGCGGCATTCGACCGAATGGAAACACTTGCATCGTCGGTGCCGGTGGGGTCGGAGGGATTGTTCTTTCATCCCTACCTCAACGGCGAGCGGAGCCCGCACTGGGATCCGCTGTTGCGGGCCGAGTTTGCCGGGATCGGTTTTCAGCACGGCGCGGGCCATTTTGTCCGCGCGCTGTATGAGGGCGTGGCCTTTTCGCTGCGCGATTGTCGCGAAGCGTTGGCTGCTCAGGAATTGGAGTTTTCCACCGCCCGGTTGATTGGCGGCGGCACGCAAAGTCCGCTCTGGTGCCAGATCGTTGCCGATGTGCTTGGTGTTGATGTGGAACTGCCGGGCAATGGCGACGCCTCGTTTGGTGCTGCGCTTCTTGCCGGTGTCGGGGTCGGTGCCTTTGCCGATGAAGCGGCAGCGGCGAAGGCCGCCATTCGGGTCGCCAAACGCATTGCGCCGAATCCCGATAATGCAGCCTTCTATACCGAGGCCCACTCAATCTACGTCGACATTCAGAAGGCGTTGTCGCCTATCCATCACCGTATCGCCCGCCTGCAAGGCAACCGCGGCGTCTCCCCGATGAAAGAGGATTAACCCATGGCGCAAGTCACACTTTCGGCCGTGCGCAAAGCCTATGGATCGGTGATTGCCGTCCATGGGGTCGACCTGGTCATAGAAGATGGCGAACTGGTGGTGTTTCTGGGCCCATCGGGTTGTGGCAAGTCCACGACACTGCGGATGATTGCGGGGCTGGAGACGATTACCAGCGGCACCTTGCATATCGGTGACCGCGATGTGACGAAGCTGGAGCCGAAAGATCGCAACATTGCGATGGTGTTCCAGAATTACGCGCTCTATCCGCACAAGACCATCCGCGAGAACCTCGCCTTCGGCCTTCGGCCTTCGGCCTTCGGCCTGCGCATGCACAAGATGGATCGCGCCGAGATAGACAAGCGCGTCAGCGAGGCCTCCAACGTTCTGGGTCTCGATGAACTGCTCGACCGCAAGCCGCGCCAGCTCTCCGGTGGCCAGATGCAGCGGGTTGCGTTGGGCCGGGCGCTGGTTCGCGAACCGGAAGTGTTTCTCCTCGACGAGCCGCTCTCCAATTTGGACGCAAAGCTCCGTGTGAAGATGCGGGAGGAAATCGCCAGGCTGCATAAGCAGGTCGGCACCTCGATGGTTTACGTGACCCATGATCAGGTCGAGGCAATGACGCTGGCTGACCGGATCGTGATCATGAAGGATGGCCATGTTCAGCAGGTCGGCGCGCCGCTCGAAGTCTATGATCGGCCGGCCAATCTGTTTGTTGCGGGCTTCATCGGATCACCAGAAATGAACCTTGTCGAGGGAAGCATCGTGCAGGGGCGGTTTCAGGCCGGTGAATTCTCGATCGACCTGCCGAAGGGCATGACGGCACAGGAAAATGCCGCGATCTCGCTCGGCATTCGGCCTGAACACATCGAGATCGACGAAGGCGCCGGAAATATCGCCTTTACCGCCGACATCATCGAGCAGCTCGGCGCACAAACACTCTGCGCGGGCACCGCGCAGGGCGTGAGACTACGGGTGATGACGACCCGGCGGGATGACGTTCACAGGGGCTCGGGCTTTTCGCTTCGTTTTCCCGCTGACCGTCTGCATTTCTTCGACACGCAAACCGGAAAACGCATCTCTACTGAGCACTAATTGCACCATCTATCGGACGATAGAAAACCTGGGAGGAGACTACGATGAGCAATCAAAACAACAATGGCGGCGTGAGCCGCAGGACGATCCTGCGAACCGCAGGAGCAGCCGGAGCCGCACTCGCTGCGACGGGTCTTTCGACGCCTGCCGTGTTCGGCCAAAGCCGCAAGCAGATCCGCTTTCTCAACGCGGAAACCTCGATCGACAGCATTCGCGCACTGAAGGTGGCGGCCGCTGAATACGAACGCCAGACCGGCGTTGAAGTGGTGATCGATTCCGTTCCGCTGGGCGACGTGTTCACCAAGGTAACCACATCGCTGCGCAGCGGCAAGCCTTACGATATCGCAACGGTGGCCTTTGTCGGCCATGTGCTTTTGCTCGCCAATGAAGGCCACCTGGTCGACATGACGCCGCTCACCAGCAAGCAGGAGTGGGGCAAGAACATCCTCTTCCCGATGGATGGCAAGACCTATTGGTATCCCTACGATTACAACCTCGCCTGGATCTACTACCGCAAGGATCTCTACGAGCAGAACGGGCTTGAAGTGCCGAAGGATCAGGCAACGTTCCTCGCCAACGCCCAGGCATTGACCAAGGACAACATGTCGGGATCGATCTTCCCGATCGCCTCGAACGGTGCCACCAACTGGCTGTCGCCGGGCTTCCTCTGGGCCGAGGGCGTCGAGATATTTGACGACCAGTGGAACATCATCATCGACAGCGAAGAGAATGCGCCAAAGACCAAGGCCTATCTGGATTTCTTCGGCGATCTCTACAAGACCATGCCGAGCGGCACGAGCCAGGCGTCTTACAGCGAGATGCTGACCAGCTTCACTTCCGGCTCGGTGGCCCATTCCGCCTATGCCGGCCGGTTGGTCGAAACCATCGAACGCAACTCGCCGGATCTCGCCGACAAGTTCGGTATCTTCCCCTACATGGACTCCAGTGGCACCGGAAAGGCTGTCAATCACGGCTATGACGGTTGGGTGGTGCTCAACACCGGCGCAGCCGAGGAATCCATGAAGTTCATGGAATGGTTCACGGAAAACCAGCTCATCAACTTCCTGCATACCGCACCGCTGCATTTCCAGCCAGCGCGTCTCGACATCTATGACGACAAGCGCTGGAAGGCTCACCCGCTGATCGAAAAGCATGCCGGTCTGGTGGAATCGATGAAGGGCTTCCTGACGGATCCCGACCTGACGATCACCTCGATCGACACACAGGGTCCGGAGCCGGATCTGCGTCCGGGCAAGGTGTTTGAATCCTTTGCCCTGTCGGAGATGCTGCAGCAGAAATGCCTGCTCGGCACGTCCTCGGATGCCGCTCTGGAAATGGGCGCCCAGAAAATGCGTGACGCGATCGCCTGATCGACGCGTACCTCAAAGCACTGGAGCGATATCCGCTCCAGTGCCCTTATTCTTCGCAGGATGCTTCAATGAGTTCCAAAGCCACATTCGCGTTATTCCTGACCATTGGGCTCCTGATCACCCTGGCGCTGATCGCCGCGCCGGTGTTTTACGCAATCAGTCTGAGCTTCTACACAATGGACAGCTTTGTCGCCGATCCGGAATGGATCGGGCTGGCAAACTATGTCCGTGTGCTCTCGACCGGCGCGTTCTGGAATGCGCTCGGTAACGGGCTGATATATTCGATTTCGACGATTGTGCTGCAGGTCGTTCTCGGCATTGGCATGGCGCTGGTGCTCAACCAGGCGTTTCCGGGACGCAACCTGGTTCGCGGCCTGTCGATCCTGCCCTATCTCTTGCCAACCGTGGTTTTTGTCCTGACCTTCAAATGGATGGTGGATGGCTCGATCGGCATCATCACCAAGGGGATTGCGGCGCTGGGTTTGCCGCCGGTCCACTGGTTTGAAAGCCCGCAGGCCGCGATGGCCTCGAGCGTGATGGTATCGGTCTGGCTGTGGACGCCGTTTGTCACCACCGCGTTTCTCGCCGGCGTGCAAACAGTTCCGACCTCGCTTTACGAGGCGGCCAAGGTGGATGGAACCAACGCCATCCAGCGTTTTTATCACATCACCTTGCCGATGCTGAAGCCGGTTCTGACCGTGGTTGTGCTGCTGCGCGCAGTGTGGACCTTCAACAAGTTCGACGTGATCTGGCTGTTGACCGGCGGCGGCCCCGTGGGCAGCACCGAGCATCTGGCGATCCTGTCCTACACCACCGCTTTCACCAAGTTCGATATCGGTGGCGGCGCCAATCGCAACGCTCTCGTTCCTGTTCCTGGCAATTTCCGTCTTCATCTACTTCCGCATCTTTCCACTCGACGAGGAAGAATCATGACCCGT
This DNA window, taken from Hoeflea algicola, encodes the following:
- a CDS encoding FAD-binding oxidoreductase, encoding MSSSQPQSPAPAALSALQAEFTSIVGAENVLSDEAGRRPYAHDRLPFANFCERQDKLAGVLPRLVLRPGTADEVQAIVKTARRLGVQLIPFGNGSGVLGGAIPVSAEVTVDLRRLDQIVSVDPGNAMVTVQAGMNGAAFEAELNAQGYSTGHLPQSIEISTVGGWAACRGGGQASSRYGKIEDMIVGLKAVLPDGTAINIRPVARRATGPSIRDILVGSEGTLGIITEITMRLWKLPEVERGVVLAFPTEAAALDAARDVMQAELRPLVARIYDAQESRERTENMPEFQSRPILAVYVFAGREPMVTTEQQMAMEIFGSYGAVEAGQEPYEHWRKNRYVAFSAQWQKAGYFNDTIEITGNWSALPAMFEAMGKAVREICPEVHFGAHWSHIYPEGACQYMTIRLPPMDHEKALPLHAQMWQAIENLTLEHGGSIAHHHGVGVFRNGWIERELGGALPMLQQIKDALDPGNLMNPGKLGLRLPEGAVVVGQLNPATPRQES
- the xylB gene encoding xylulokinase — translated: MSNDLFLGIDLGAGSLKATLIDAAGAVIADAAAPVTTSAPQSGWSEQDPNNWWVAVCTALPRLLEKAGVPASRIAALSVSAGAHTQVLEDENGVVIRPAILWNDQRASTQTQALRDAADARILEISGNRANPTWTLPQMLWLKENEPDNFARVKRLYLAKDWIRSRFTGDWMTDPIDAAGTLMSVADGSSWSAEICDMIGWNLETLPPISPSTARAGTVSAQAARETGLAEGTPVIVGASDTAVETYGAGLTEPGLGVIKLATAATVSVLSPDLHASNTVINYPHVMPDQFYVIAATNSCASAHKWLRDTFFMSPETDGSAAFDRMETLASSVPVGSEGLFFHPYLNGERSPHWDPLLRAEFAGIGFQHGAGHFVRALYEGVAFSLRDCREALAAQELEFSTARLIGGGTQSPLWCQIVADVLGVDVELPGNGDASFGAALLAGVGVGAFADEAAAAKAAIRVAKRIAPNPDNAAFYTEAHSIYVDIQKALSPIHHRIARLQGNRGVSPMKED
- a CDS encoding ABC transporter ATP-binding protein, which translates into the protein MAQVTLSAVRKAYGSVIAVHGVDLVIEDGELVVFLGPSGCGKSTTLRMIAGLETITSGTLHIGDRDVTKLEPKDRNIAMVFQNYALYPHKTIRENLAFGLRPSAFGLRMHKMDRAEIDKRVSEASNVLGLDELLDRKPRQLSGGQMQRVALGRALVREPEVFLLDEPLSNLDAKLRVKMREEIARLHKQVGTSMVYVTHDQVEAMTLADRIVIMKDGHVQQVGAPLEVYDRPANLFVAGFIGSPEMNLVEGSIVQGRFQAGEFSIDLPKGMTAQENAAISLGIRPEHIEIDEGAGNIAFTADIIEQLGAQTLCAGTAQGVRLRVMTTRRDDVHRGSGFSLRFPADRLHFFDTQTGKRISTEH
- a CDS encoding ABC transporter substrate-binding protein, with the translated sequence MSNQNNNGGVSRRTILRTAGAAGAALAATGLSTPAVFGQSRKQIRFLNAETSIDSIRALKVAAAEYERQTGVEVVIDSVPLGDVFTKVTTSLRSGKPYDIATVAFVGHVLLLANEGHLVDMTPLTSKQEWGKNILFPMDGKTYWYPYDYNLAWIYYRKDLYEQNGLEVPKDQATFLANAQALTKDNMSGSIFPIASNGATNWLSPGFLWAEGVEIFDDQWNIIIDSEENAPKTKAYLDFFGDLYKTMPSGTSQASYSEMLTSFTSGSVAHSAYAGRLVETIERNSPDLADKFGIFPYMDSSGTGKAVNHGYDGWVVLNTGAAEESMKFMEWFTENQLINFLHTAPLHFQPARLDIYDDKRWKAHPLIEKHAGLVESMKGFLTDPDLTITSIDTQGPEPDLRPGKVFESFALSEMLQQKCLLGTSSDAALEMGAQKMRDAIA
- a CDS encoding ABC transporter permease subunit — translated: MSSKATFALFLTIGLLITLALIAAPVFYAISLSFYTMDSFVADPEWIGLANYVRVLSTGAFWNALGNGLIYSISTIVLQVVLGIGMALVLNQAFPGRNLVRGLSILPYLLPTVVFVLTFKWMVDGSIGIITKGIAALGLPPVHWFESPQAAMASSVMVSVWLWTPFVTTAFLAGVQTVPTSLYEAAKVDGTNAIQRFYHITLPMLKPVLTVVVLLRAVWTFNKFDVIWLLTGGGPVGSTEHLAILSYTTAFTKFDIGGGANRNALVPVPGNFRLHLLPHLSTRRGRIMTRSLFGRLALYLTAIVIAIYSAFPVYWMIVSSTRAPQSMFSSSSLWPGPFTSEYYANLLELTDYPTQFMNSLTVALITVVVTMFFSVIIAYAVTRQRIRGKKVIVASMLYAYMFPPLLIAIPMYTFFTRIGLGDTLTSLVAAHLTMTLPLGVWFLWGFFKNMPFELEEAAMVDGCTRLGAFLRVVLPLSLPGLLTVAIFSFLLSWIDYTFALIMIGSDANKTVPVGLASMIGSFDLRWGEIMAGSTLIALPLFGAFALLSQYFIQGMSAGAVKG